The proteins below are encoded in one region of Pseudomonas entomophila L48:
- a CDS encoding efflux RND transporter periplasmic adaptor subunit, whose product MTVIRPPMVVCLGLLFMLSGCGKEETGPVLPRVAVQQVQPTDFAARVTLTGDVQARVQTDLSFRVGGKIITRSVDVGDHVKANQVLARLDPKDLQNTVDSAKAEVFAEQARVTQTSAAFVRQQKLLPKGYTSQSEYDSAEAALRSSQSALKAAQAQLANANEQLSYTALVSEADGVITARQAEVGQVVQATMPIFSLAVDGDRDAVFNVYEALLVKPPSDEGVVVSLLDNPAIKAEGRVREITPTVSAESGTVQVKVALRNVPAGMQLGSPVTATGNTQGRPSIELPWAALTKALKEPAVWVVGEGDKVELRKVQVARYLTGKVVIADGIKGGETVVVGGGQLLHPGMQVEKVSAKDGGAAP is encoded by the coding sequence ATGACGGTCATACGTCCGCCGATGGTCGTTTGCCTGGGGCTGCTGTTCATGCTTTCGGGCTGTGGCAAGGAAGAGACCGGCCCGGTGTTGCCCAGGGTGGCGGTGCAACAGGTGCAGCCCACCGACTTCGCCGCCAGGGTCACACTGACGGGCGATGTGCAGGCGCGGGTGCAGACCGACCTGTCGTTCCGCGTGGGTGGCAAGATCATTACGCGTAGCGTCGATGTCGGCGACCACGTCAAGGCCAACCAGGTGCTGGCGCGGCTGGACCCGAAAGACCTGCAGAACACGGTCGATTCCGCCAAGGCCGAGGTGTTCGCCGAGCAGGCCCGGGTCACCCAGACCAGCGCCGCGTTCGTGCGCCAGCAGAAACTCCTGCCCAAGGGCTATACCAGCCAGAGCGAATACGACTCCGCCGAAGCCGCCCTGCGCAGCAGCCAGAGCGCGCTCAAGGCCGCCCAGGCGCAACTGGCCAATGCCAACGAGCAGTTGAGCTACACCGCACTGGTGTCCGAAGCCGACGGGGTGATCACCGCGCGCCAGGCCGAAGTCGGCCAGGTGGTGCAGGCGACCATGCCGATCTTCAGCCTGGCCGTCGATGGCGACCGTGACGCGGTGTTCAATGTCTATGAAGCACTGCTGGTGAAACCGCCCAGCGACGAGGGCGTCGTCGTCAGCCTGCTGGACAACCCAGCGATCAAGGCCGAAGGCCGGGTCCGCGAGATCACCCCGACGGTGTCCGCCGAGAGCGGCACGGTGCAGGTCAAGGTCGCACTGCGTAACGTGCCCGCGGGCATGCAGTTGGGCTCGCCGGTCACTGCCACCGGCAACACCCAGGGCCGGCCCAGCATCGAGCTGCCCTGGGCGGCGCTGACCAAGGCGCTGAAAGAGCCGGCGGTATGGGTGGTGGGCGAGGGCGACAAGGTCGAGCTGCGCAAGGTCCAGGTGGCGCGCTACCTCACCGGCAAGGTGGTGATCGCCGACGGCATCAAGGGCGGCGAAACCGTGGTGGTGGGCGGGGGGCAACTACTGCACCCGGGCATGCAGGTCGAGAAGGTCAGCGCCAAGGACGGAGGAGCCGCGCCATGA
- a CDS encoding ABC transporter permease subunit — protein sequence MPEGRHMVIGVPFIWLFLFFMLPFFIVLKISFAEADVAIPPYTEIYTYLEGKVQLVLNLANYGLLTEDELYIAAYLGSLKVALFSTLLCLLIGYPMAYAISKANKESQTVLLLLIMMPTWTAILIRVYAWMGILSNNGLLNSFLLWLGLIDQPLQILNTNLAVYIGVVYSYLPFMILPLYANLVKHDESLLEAASDLGSSTFNSFWKITVPLSKNGIIAGCMLVFIPVVGEFVIPELLGGPETLMIGKVLWQEFFNNRDWPVASALAVVMLAILIVPILLFNRSQAKEMEGRA from the coding sequence ATCCCCGAAGGGCGGCACATGGTGATCGGCGTGCCGTTCATCTGGCTGTTCCTGTTCTTCATGCTGCCGTTCTTCATCGTGTTGAAGATCAGCTTTGCCGAAGCCGACGTGGCGATCCCGCCGTACACCGAGATCTACACCTATCTCGAAGGCAAGGTCCAGCTGGTGCTGAACCTGGCCAACTACGGCCTGCTCACCGAGGATGAACTGTACATCGCGGCCTACCTCGGTTCGCTGAAGGTGGCCCTGTTCAGCACCTTGCTGTGCCTGCTGATCGGCTACCCGATGGCCTATGCCATCTCCAAGGCCAACAAGGAGTCGCAGACGGTCCTGCTGCTGCTGATCATGATGCCGACCTGGACCGCGATCCTGATCCGCGTCTATGCCTGGATGGGCATTCTCAGCAACAACGGGCTGCTCAACAGCTTCCTGCTGTGGCTGGGCCTGATCGACCAGCCGCTGCAGATCCTCAACACCAACCTGGCGGTGTATATCGGCGTGGTCTATTCGTACCTGCCGTTCATGATCCTGCCGTTGTACGCGAACCTGGTGAAGCACGACGAGAGCTTGCTCGAGGCTGCTTCGGACCTGGGTTCGAGCACCTTCAACAGCTTCTGGAAGATCACCGTGCCGCTGTCGAAGAACGGCATCATCGCCGGCTGCATGCTGGTGTTCATCCCGGTGGTGGGCGAGTTCGTGATTCCTGAACTGCTTGGCGGCCCGGAAACCCTGATGATCGGTAAAGTGCTGTGGCAGGAATTCTTCAACAACCGTGACTGGCCGGTGGCGTCCGCGCTGGCGGTAGTGATGCTGGCGATCCTGATCGTGCCGATCCTGCTGTTCAACCGTAGCCAGGCCAAAGAAATGGAGGGCCGCGCATGA
- a CDS encoding ABC transporter permease subunit: MKRFSFSKLMLVLGLLFIYLPMLILVIYSFNASKLVTVWGGWSVKWYVGLLDNSQLMGSVMRSLEIACYTAVAAVALGTLAAFVLTRVTRFKGRTLFGGLVTAPLVMPEVITGLSLLLLFVAMAQMIGWPQERGIVTIWIAHTTFCAAYVAVVVSARLRELDLSIEEAAMDLGAKPWKVFFLITIPMIAPSLAAGGMMSFALSLDDLVLASFVSGPGSTTLPMEVFSAVRLGVKPEINAVASLILLSVSLVTFLVWYFSRQAEERRRRAIQQAIEEGAAANVSQPQVRRPAQATAQA; the protein is encoded by the coding sequence ATGAAACGCTTCAGTTTCTCCAAGCTGATGCTGGTGCTCGGCTTGCTGTTCATCTACCTGCCGATGCTGATCCTGGTGATCTACTCGTTCAACGCCTCCAAGCTGGTGACGGTGTGGGGCGGTTGGTCGGTGAAGTGGTACGTCGGCCTGCTCGACAACAGCCAGCTGATGGGTTCGGTGATGCGCTCGCTGGAGATCGCCTGCTACACGGCGGTCGCTGCGGTGGCGCTGGGCACCCTGGCGGCCTTCGTGCTGACCCGGGTCACCCGCTTCAAGGGCCGCACCCTGTTCGGTGGCCTGGTCACTGCGCCGCTGGTGATGCCCGAGGTGATCACGGGTCTTTCGCTGTTGCTGCTGTTCGTGGCCATGGCGCAGATGATCGGCTGGCCCCAGGAGCGAGGCATCGTCACCATCTGGATCGCCCACACCACGTTCTGCGCCGCTTATGTGGCGGTGGTGGTGTCGGCGCGCCTGCGCGAGCTCGACCTGTCCATTGAAGAGGCGGCCATGGACCTGGGCGCCAAGCCCTGGAAGGTGTTCTTCCTGATCACCATCCCGATGATCGCGCCGTCGTTGGCGGCGGGCGGCATGATGTCGTTCGCCCTGTCGCTGGATGACCTGGTGCTGGCCAGCTTCGTGTCCGGCCCGGGCTCGACCACGCTGCCGATGGAAGTGTTCTCGGCCGTCCGCTTGGGCGTGAAGCCGGAGATCAACGCCGTGGCCAGCCTGATCCTGCTGTCGGTGTCGCTGGTGACCTTCCTGGTCTGGTACTTCAGCCGCCAGGCCGAAGAGCGCCGCCGCCGGGCGATCCAGCAGGCCATCGAGGAGGGCGCCGCGGCGAACGTCTCGCAGCCGCAGGTCCGCCGTCCGGCCCAGGCCACCGCGCAAGCCTGA
- the potA gene encoding polyamine ABC transporter ATP-binding protein produces MAVASGAYKKALEGGQQPKQVLVKIDRVTKKFDETVAVDDVSLEIRKGEIFALLGGSGSGKSTLLRMLAGFERPTEGRIFLDGVDITDMPPYERPINMMFQSYALFPHMTVAQNIAFGLQQDKMPKAEIDARVAEMLKLVHMTQYAKRKPHQLSGGQRQRVALARSLAKRPKLLLLDEPMGALDKKLRSQMQLELVEIIERVGVTCVMVTHDQEEAMTMAQRIAIMHLGWIAQIGSPIDVYETPTSRLVCEFIGNVNLFEGEVVDDAEGHAIIASPELERKIYVGHGVTTSVEDKHITYALRPEKLLVTTEQPTCEHNWSRGKVHDIAYLGGHSVFHVELPGGKIVQSFVANAERQGTRPTWDDEVYVWWEDDSGVVLRS; encoded by the coding sequence ATGGCAGTTGCCTCCGGTGCCTATAAGAAAGCCCTCGAGGGTGGCCAGCAACCCAAGCAGGTGCTGGTCAAAATCGACCGGGTCACGAAAAAATTCGACGAAACGGTAGCCGTGGACGATGTGTCCCTGGAAATCCGCAAGGGCGAGATCTTCGCCTTGCTGGGCGGCTCCGGTTCCGGCAAATCCACCTTGCTGCGCATGCTGGCCGGCTTCGAGCGTCCGACCGAAGGGCGGATCTTCCTCGATGGCGTCGACATCACCGACATGCCGCCCTACGAGCGGCCGATCAACATGATGTTCCAGTCCTACGCGCTGTTCCCGCACATGACCGTGGCGCAGAACATCGCCTTCGGCCTGCAGCAGGACAAGATGCCCAAGGCCGAGATCGACGCCCGCGTGGCCGAAATGCTCAAGCTGGTGCACATGACCCAGTACGCCAAGCGCAAGCCGCACCAGCTGTCCGGTGGCCAGCGCCAGCGCGTGGCCCTGGCCCGTTCGCTGGCCAAGCGCCCCAAGCTGCTGCTGCTCGATGAACCCATGGGCGCGCTGGACAAGAAACTGCGCTCGCAGATGCAGCTGGAGCTGGTGGAGATCATCGAGCGCGTGGGCGTGACCTGCGTGATGGTGACCCATGACCAGGAAGAGGCCATGACCATGGCCCAGCGCATCGCCATCATGCACCTGGGCTGGATCGCCCAGATCGGCAGCCCGATCGACGTCTACGAGACCCCGACCAGCCGCCTGGTCTGCGAGTTCATCGGCAACGTCAACCTGTTCGAGGGTGAAGTGGTCGACGATGCCGAAGGCCACGCGATCATTGCCAGCCCGGAACTGGAGCGCAAGATCTACGTCGGCCACGGTGTCACCACCTCGGTCGAGGACAAGCACATCACCTACGCCCTGCGCCCGGAGAAGCTGCTGGTCACCACCGAGCAGCCGACCTGCGAGCACAACTGGTCGCGCGGCAAGGTCCACGACATCGCCTACCTCGGCGGCCATTCGGTGTTCCACGTCGAACTGCCCGGCGGCAAGATCGTCCAGTCGTTCGTCGCCAACGCCGAGCGCCAGGGCACCCGCCCAACCTGGGATGACGAAGTCTACGTGTGGTGGGAAGACGACAGCGGCGTGGTACTGCGCTCATGA
- a CDS encoding efflux RND transporter permease subunit produces MKGSFNLSEWALKHQSFVWYLMFVGLLMGIFSYFNLGREEDPSFTIKTMVIQTRWPGATQDETLYQVTDRIEKKLEELDSLDYVKSYTRPGESTVYVYLRDTTKAKDIPEIWYQVRKKIQDIRGQFPAGIQGPGFNDEFGDVFGSIYAFTADGLTLRQLRDYVEVARAEVREVPNIGKVELIGTQDEVLYLNFSTRKLAALGIDQRQAMQALQQQNAVTPAGVIEAGPERISVRTTGQFASEKDLETVNLRINDRFFRLADIADIERGYVDPPSPMFRFNGQTAIGLAIGMKAGANIEVFGAALKARMDSIVRDLPVGVGVHNVSDQAVVVKQAVGGFTSALFEAVVIVLAVSFVSLGIRAGLVVACSIPLVLAMVFVFMEYSDITMQRISLGALIIALGLLVDDAMITVEVMVTRLEMGETKEQAATFAYTSTAFPMLTGTLVTVAGFVPIGLNASSAGEYTYTLFAVIAVALLVSWVVAVFFAPVLGVHILSSSKLKPHEAEPGRVGRAFEGGLLWCMRHRWLTIIGTVVLFALSIFSMRFVQNQFFPSSDRPEILVDLNLPQNASIEETRKVVDRLEAKIKDDPDLVRWSTYIGQGAIRFYLPLDQQLQNPYYAQLVIVSKGFEERAGMMERLQKLLHEEFVGVGTNVQSLEMGPPVGRPIQYRVSGKDIDQVRRHAIDLATLLDSNEHIGEMIYDWNEPGKVLRIEIAQDKARQLGLSSEDVANVMNSIVSGVQVTQVNDNIYLVNVVARAEDSERGSPDTLQNLQIVTPSGASIPLLAFATVRYEQEQPLVWRRDRKPTITIKASVVGDIQPTDLVAELKPSIDDFASKLPVGYEVATGGTVEESAKAQGPIAAVIPLMLFLMATFLMIQLHSVQKLFLVVSVAPLGLIGVVLALVPTGTPMGFVAILGILALAGIIIRNSVILVTQIDEFEEQGYSPWDAVVEATNHRRRPILLTAAAASLGMIPIAREVFWGPMAYAMIGGIISATLLTLLFLPALYVAWYKIREPENKAPKSH; encoded by the coding sequence ATGAAAGGAAGCTTCAACCTCTCGGAATGGGCGCTGAAGCACCAGTCCTTCGTCTGGTACCTGATGTTCGTCGGCCTGCTGATGGGGATCTTCTCCTACTTCAACCTCGGCCGTGAGGAAGACCCGTCCTTCACCATCAAGACCATGGTCATCCAGACCCGCTGGCCCGGCGCCACCCAGGACGAGACCCTGTACCAGGTCACCGACCGCATCGAGAAGAAGCTCGAGGAGCTTGATTCGCTCGACTACGTGAAAAGCTACACTCGCCCGGGCGAGTCCACCGTCTACGTCTACCTGCGCGACACCACCAAGGCCAAGGACATCCCCGAGATCTGGTACCAGGTGCGCAAGAAGATCCAGGACATTCGCGGACAGTTCCCCGCAGGCATCCAGGGCCCTGGCTTCAACGACGAGTTCGGCGACGTGTTCGGCTCGATCTACGCCTTCACCGCCGACGGCCTCACACTGCGCCAGCTGCGCGACTATGTGGAAGTGGCGCGGGCCGAAGTGCGCGAAGTGCCCAACATCGGCAAGGTCGAGCTGATCGGCACACAAGATGAAGTGCTCTACCTGAACTTCTCCACCCGCAAGCTGGCTGCGCTGGGCATCGACCAGCGCCAGGCCATGCAGGCCCTGCAGCAGCAGAACGCGGTGACCCCGGCGGGGGTGATCGAGGCGGGGCCCGAGCGCATCTCGGTGCGCACCACCGGGCAGTTTGCTTCGGAGAAAGACCTGGAAACGGTGAACCTGCGCATCAACGACCGCTTCTTCCGCCTGGCCGACATCGCCGATATCGAGCGCGGTTATGTCGACCCGCCGTCGCCGATGTTCCGCTTCAACGGTCAGACTGCCATCGGCCTGGCGATCGGCATGAAGGCCGGCGCCAACATCGAGGTGTTCGGCGCGGCCCTGAAAGCACGGATGGACAGCATCGTCCGCGACTTGCCGGTGGGCGTGGGCGTGCACAACGTGTCCGACCAGGCGGTGGTGGTCAAGCAGGCGGTCGGCGGCTTCACCAGCGCGCTGTTCGAGGCGGTGGTGATCGTGCTGGCGGTGAGCTTCGTCAGCCTGGGCATTCGCGCGGGGCTGGTGGTGGCCTGCTCGATTCCGCTGGTGCTGGCGATGGTGTTCGTGTTCATGGAGTACAGCGACATCACCATGCAGCGGATCTCGCTCGGTGCGCTGATCATTGCCCTGGGCCTGTTGGTGGATGATGCGATGATCACCGTCGAGGTGATGGTCACGCGCCTGGAGATGGGCGAGACCAAGGAGCAGGCGGCCACCTTCGCCTACACCTCGACGGCGTTCCCCATGCTCACCGGCACCCTGGTGACGGTGGCCGGCTTCGTGCCGATCGGCCTCAACGCCAGTTCCGCGGGCGAGTACACCTATACCCTGTTCGCGGTGATCGCCGTGGCCTTGCTGGTGTCGTGGGTGGTGGCGGTGTTCTTCGCCCCGGTGCTGGGCGTGCACATTCTCAGCAGCAGCAAGCTCAAGCCCCATGAGGCCGAGCCCGGGCGCGTCGGCCGGGCGTTCGAGGGCGGACTGCTGTGGTGCATGCGCCACCGCTGGCTGACCATCATCGGTACAGTGGTGCTGTTCGCCCTGTCGATCTTCAGCATGCGCTTCGTGCAGAACCAGTTCTTCCCGTCGTCGGACCGGCCGGAGATCCTGGTCGACCTCAACCTGCCGCAGAACGCCTCGATCGAGGAGACGCGCAAGGTCGTCGACCGCCTGGAGGCCAAGATCAAGGACGACCCCGACCTGGTGCGCTGGAGCACCTACATCGGCCAGGGCGCGATCCGCTTCTACCTGCCCCTCGACCAGCAATTGCAGAACCCGTACTACGCCCAGCTGGTGATCGTCAGCAAGGGCTTCGAGGAGCGCGCGGGCATGATGGAGCGCCTGCAGAAGCTGCTGCACGAGGAGTTCGTCGGCGTCGGCACCAACGTCCAGTCGCTGGAGATGGGCCCGCCGGTGGGGCGGCCGATCCAGTACCGAGTCAGCGGCAAGGATATCGACCAGGTGCGCCGGCATGCCATCGACCTGGCGACCCTGCTCGACAGCAACGAGCACATCGGCGAGATGATCTACGACTGGAACGAGCCCGGTAAGGTGCTGCGCATCGAGATCGCCCAGGACAAGGCGCGCCAGCTGGGGCTGTCGTCCGAGGACGTGGCCAATGTGATGAACAGCATCGTCAGTGGCGTGCAGGTTACCCAGGTCAACGACAACATCTACCTGGTCAATGTGGTGGCCCGCGCCGAGGACAGTGAGCGCGGCTCGCCGGATACCTTGCAGAACCTGCAGATCGTCACGCCCAGCGGCGCTTCGATTCCGCTGTTGGCCTTCGCCACCGTGCGCTACGAACAAGAGCAGCCGCTGGTCTGGCGTCGCGACCGCAAGCCCACCATCACCATCAAGGCGTCGGTGGTCGGTGATATCCAGCCCACCGACCTGGTGGCCGAACTCAAGCCCAGCATCGATGACTTCGCCAGCAAGCTGCCGGTCGGCTACGAAGTGGCCACGGGCGGTACGGTGGAAGAGAGCGCCAAGGCCCAGGGGCCGATCGCCGCCGTGATCCCGCTGATGCTGTTCCTGATGGCGACTTTCCTGATGATCCAGCTGCACAGCGTGCAGAAGCTGTTCCTGGTGGTCAGCGTCGCGCCGCTGGGGCTGATCGGCGTGGTGCTGGCGCTGGTGCCCACGGGCACGCCGATGGGCTTCGTGGCGATTCTCGGGATCCTCGCCCTGGCTGGCATCATCATCCGCAACTCGGTGATCCTGGTGACCCAGATCGATGAGTTCGAGGAGCAGGGTTACTCACCTTGGGATGCGGTGGTGGAAGCGACCAACCACCGGCGTCGGCCGATCCTGCTGACGGCGGCGGCGGCGAGCCTGGGCATGATCCCGATTGCCCGGGAGGTGTTCTGGGGGCCGATGGCCTACGCCATGATCGGCGGCATCATCAGTGCAACGCTGCTGACGCTGTTGTTCCTGCCGGCGCTGTATGTGGCCTGGTACAAGATCCGCGAGCCGGAAAACAAAGCCCCGAAATCGCATTGA
- a CDS encoding efflux RND transporter periplasmic adaptor subunit, producing the protein MKRQLLILSTSLMLAACGGEEVQPEATRPVLSTLVEPQVQSQLGRFAGAIQARFESTLGFRVSGRIARRWLDVGARVNPGDTLATLDPTDQQNQLRAAEGDLAKVQAQWINAQANARRQQQLYDRGVGAQAQLDIAQTDLKTTGAALEQARSAVSQARDQLDYSTLRTDHAAVVTAWQAEAGQTVSAGQAVVTLARPDVKEAVIDLPIPLAEQLNKDLTFTVASQLDPSINTTATLRELEPQADATTRTRRARLTLASTPDAFHLGTAISVTLSSAVSPRSQLPLTALLERDGKTQVWVVDPQQKTVAARDVALIGRTADSIVLASGVQPGERVVTAGVNSLKPGQKVTFDEDAQ; encoded by the coding sequence ATGAAGCGCCAGCTGTTGATACTGTCCACCAGCCTGATGCTGGCCGCCTGCGGCGGTGAAGAGGTGCAGCCCGAGGCGACACGCCCGGTGTTGTCGACGCTGGTCGAGCCGCAGGTGCAGTCGCAACTGGGCCGCTTTGCCGGTGCCATTCAGGCCCGCTTCGAAAGTACCCTGGGGTTCCGGGTGTCCGGGCGCATCGCCCGGCGCTGGCTGGACGTGGGCGCCCGGGTTAATCCTGGCGACACCTTGGCCACCCTCGATCCAACCGATCAGCAGAACCAGTTGCGCGCCGCCGAAGGCGACCTGGCCAAGGTCCAGGCGCAATGGATCAACGCGCAAGCCAATGCCCGCCGCCAGCAGCAGCTTTACGACCGTGGCGTCGGCGCCCAGGCCCAGCTGGACATCGCCCAGACCGACCTGAAGACCACCGGCGCCGCGCTGGAGCAAGCACGTTCGGCGGTCAGCCAGGCCCGCGACCAGCTCGACTACAGCACCCTGCGCACCGACCACGCGGCGGTGGTCACCGCCTGGCAGGCCGAGGCCGGACAGACCGTCAGTGCGGGCCAAGCGGTGGTCACCCTGGCCCGTCCCGACGTCAAGGAGGCGGTGATCGACCTGCCGATCCCTTTGGCCGAGCAATTGAACAAGGACCTCACCTTCACCGTCGCTTCGCAGCTCGACCCCAGCATCAACACCACCGCCACCCTGCGCGAGCTGGAGCCTCAGGCCGACGCCACCACCCGTACCCGTCGCGCCCGGTTGACCCTGGCCAGCACCCCCGATGCCTTCCATCTGGGCACGGCGATCAGCGTCACCCTGTCATCGGCGGTGAGCCCACGCAGTCAGCTGCCGTTGACCGCGCTGCTCGAGCGCGACGGCAAGACCCAGGTGTGGGTGGTCGACCCGCAGCAGAAAACCGTGGCCGCCCGTGACGTCGCGCTGATCGGGCGAACCGCCGACAGCATTGTCCTGGCCTCCGGCGTGCAGCCCGGCGAGCGGGTGGTCACGGCCGGCGTGAACAGTCTCAAGCCCGGCCAGAAGGTCACCTTCGACGAGGACGCGCAATGA
- a CDS encoding AAA family ATPase, translating into MLTTLAIANYRSINQLVMPLGRLNVITGANGSGKSNLYKALRLLAETARGGVVNALAAEGGLESTFWAGPEKLTRRMLNGEVPVEGGPRQQARRLKMGFAGEDFGYAISLGLPEPSRSKFALDPQIKQETIWAGPLCRPASQLVQRNAGMVKARDGRQWQVLHQHMTEFDSLFDQVGSLQGSPEVPHLREQIRSWRFYDHFRTDAEAPARQSRLGTRTPVLHHDGRDLAAALQTIDEIGDLQALQDAVGDAFPGARLAVDAQPGGLFGLRFHQAGLLRPLSAAELSDGTLRYLLLVAALLTPRPPSMMVLNEPETSLHPDLLPALARLIRRAARECQVWVVSHAPRLVAALEEDEHCNSIHLEKTLGQTGIVGQGMLDEPAWNWPDQG; encoded by the coding sequence ATGCTGACCACCCTGGCCATTGCCAACTACCGCTCGATCAACCAGCTGGTGATGCCGCTCGGGCGGCTCAACGTGATCACCGGTGCCAACGGCAGCGGCAAGTCCAACCTGTACAAGGCCTTGCGCCTGCTGGCCGAGACCGCCCGCGGCGGCGTGGTCAATGCGCTGGCGGCCGAGGGCGGGCTGGAGTCGACCTTCTGGGCCGGCCCCGAGAAGCTCACCCGGCGCATGCTCAACGGCGAGGTGCCGGTGGAAGGCGGGCCACGCCAGCAAGCCAGGCGCCTGAAGATGGGCTTTGCCGGTGAAGATTTCGGCTACGCGATCAGCCTCGGCCTACCCGAACCCAGCCGGTCGAAGTTCGCCCTGGACCCGCAGATCAAGCAGGAAACGATCTGGGCCGGCCCGCTGTGCCGCCCGGCCAGCCAGCTGGTGCAGCGCAATGCAGGGATGGTCAAGGCCCGCGACGGGCGTCAATGGCAAGTACTGCACCAGCACATGACCGAGTTCGACAGCCTGTTCGACCAGGTCGGCAGCCTCCAGGGCTCCCCCGAGGTGCCGCATCTGCGCGAACAGATCCGCAGCTGGCGCTTCTATGACCATTTCCGTACCGATGCCGAAGCCCCTGCCCGGCAATCACGGCTGGGCACGCGCACGCCGGTGCTGCACCACGACGGCCGCGACCTCGCCGCCGCCCTGCAGACCATCGATGAGATCGGCGACCTGCAGGCCCTGCAGGACGCAGTGGGTGACGCCTTTCCCGGCGCCCGGCTCGCGGTCGACGCCCAGCCCGGCGGCCTGTTCGGCCTGCGCTTCCACCAGGCCGGGCTGCTGCGGCCGCTGAGCGCCGCGGAGCTGTCCGACGGGACCTTGCGCTACCTGTTGCTGGTGGCCGCCCTGCTCACGCCGCGCCCACCGAGCATGATGGTGCTCAACGAGCCGGAGACCAGCCTGCACCCGGACTTGCTGCCGGCACTGGCGCGCCTGATCCGCCGCGCGGCGCGGGAATGTCAGGTATGGGTGGTGTCGCACGCGCCCCGGCTGGTGGCGGCGCTGGAGGAGGATGAGCACTGCAACTCGATCCACCTGGAGAAAACACTGGGACAGACTGGCATTGTCGGTCAGGGAATGCTGGATGAGCCGGCCTGGAACTGGCCGGATCAAGGCTGA